In Miniphocaeibacter halophilus, the following proteins share a genomic window:
- a CDS encoding glycine betaine ABC transporter substrate-binding protein, whose translation MTRSDFYIELILEHLTISIIAILIAGLIGLIIGILISEYKGASEFVLMFINIIYTIPSISLLGLLIPFSGIGNKTAIIALIVYALLPMVRSTHTGITNIDDNIIEAARGMGSTDFQILYKIQLPLAFPVIMSGLRNMVIMTIALTGIASFIGAGGLGVAIYRGITTNNMAMTIAGSLLIAILAFVLDFILGRLEKYVNNRSRKKLVPVLAVLAIGIVTLVTLVAFPMKKEKIHVATKPMTEQQIMGEMLKYLIEDESNLEVDITHGVGGGTSNIQPAMEAGEFDIYPEYTGTGWNVVLKQDGIYDESMFEEMQKEYNDKFNMQWLGMYGFNNTFGLVVDKDIAEEHNIKTYSDLAKYTPDLVFGAEYDFFEREDGYDALSELYGFNFEKVVDIDIGLKHKAMEQKEINVMNIFTTDGQLSKANVVVLEDDKGFYPSYICGNVVRNEVLEKHPELKDIISKTDNLISEAEMANLNYLVESEGQDPKVVAKTFLEEKGLLK comes from the coding sequence ATGACTCGCTCAGATTTTTATATTGAACTAATATTAGAACATTTAACAATTTCTATTATTGCTATATTAATAGCCGGTCTTATAGGTTTAATAATAGGAATTTTAATAAGCGAATACAAAGGAGCATCTGAATTCGTCTTAATGTTTATTAATATTATATATACTATTCCATCAATATCCTTGTTGGGATTATTAATTCCTTTTTCAGGAATAGGTAATAAAACAGCTATTATTGCTTTAATAGTGTATGCTTTACTACCGATGGTTAGAAGTACCCATACAGGAATAACCAATATAGACGATAATATAATTGAAGCTGCAAGAGGCATGGGAAGTACAGATTTTCAAATACTTTATAAGATACAATTGCCCCTTGCTTTTCCTGTAATAATGTCAGGATTAAGAAATATGGTTATTATGACCATAGCCTTAACGGGTATTGCATCTTTCATTGGAGCAGGTGGATTAGGTGTTGCTATTTATAGGGGTATAACTACAAACAATATGGCTATGACCATAGCTGGAAGTTTACTAATTGCTATTTTAGCCTTTGTTTTAGATTTTATACTAGGTAGATTGGAGAAATATGTAAATAATAGAAGTAGGAAAAAACTTGTACCTGTTTTAGCAGTATTAGCTATTGGTATTGTAACTTTAGTTACTTTAGTAGCTTTTCCTATGAAAAAAGAAAAAATTCATGTTGCAACAAAACCAATGACCGAACAACAGATAATGGGTGAAATGCTTAAATACTTAATTGAAGATGAATCCAATTTAGAAGTGGATATTACCCATGGAGTTGGAGGAGGAACTTCAAATATTCAACCGGCTATGGAAGCTGGAGAATTTGATATTTATCCGGAATATACAGGAACTGGATGGAATGTTGTACTGAAACAAGATGGAATTTATGACGAAAGTATGTTTGAAGAAATGCAAAAGGAATATAATGATAAATTCAATATGCAATGGTTGGGAATGTATGGCTTCAACAATACTTTTGGCCTTGTAGTAGATAAGGATATTGCTGAAGAACATAATATTAAAACCTATTCTGATTTAGCAAAGTATACACCTGATTTAGTTTTTGGAGCAGAGTATGATTTCTTTGAAAGAGAAGATGGCTACGATGCTTTAAGCGAATTATATGGATTTAATTTCGAAAAAGTAGTAGATATTGACATTGGATTAAAACACAAAGCAATGGAACAAAAGGAAATCAATGTAATGAATATATTCACTACTGACGGGCAACTAAGTAAGGCTAATGTTGTAGTCCTTGAAGATGATAAGGGTTTCTATCCTTCATATATATGCGGTAATGTTGTAAGAAATGAAGTTTTAGAAAAACATCCTGAACTTAAGGATATTATATCTAAAACCGATAATTTAATAAGTGAAGCCGAAATGGCAAACTTAAATTATCTTGTTGAAAGCGAAGGACAGGATCCAAAAGTAGTGGCTAAAACATTTTTGGAAGAAAAGGGATTACTTAAATAA
- a CDS encoding ABC transporter ATP-binding protein: MEQNCHIQFKHVDKFYGENKLIQDLNFCIEKGEFVTLIGSSGSGKTTILKMINGLIPINSGEIFINNKNIANENMIMLRRNIGYAIQGSVLFPHMTVEKNISYVPNLLNKGDKERTRKTVKKWMDIVGLEKDMLSRYPDELSGGQQQRVGIARSLAANPDILLMDEPFGAVDEITRKQLQEEIKRIHNETGITIVFVTHDIREALSLGTKIMILQEGDIVQYDTPEKIKENQQNSYIKDLLGEYIDFE; the protein is encoded by the coding sequence ATGGAACAAAATTGCCATATTCAATTTAAACATGTAGATAAATTCTATGGTGAAAACAAACTTATACAAGATTTAAATTTCTGTATAGAAAAAGGTGAATTTGTAACCTTAATAGGTAGCTCTGGTTCTGGTAAAACAACTATTTTAAAGATGATAAATGGTTTAATACCTATAAACTCCGGTGAAATTTTCATAAACAATAAAAATATTGCAAATGAAAATATGATAATGCTAAGGAGAAATATTGGCTATGCTATTCAAGGCTCTGTACTTTTTCCACATATGACAGTTGAAAAGAATATATCCTATGTTCCTAACTTATTAAATAAAGGAGATAAGGAAAGAACTAGGAAAACTGTAAAAAAATGGATGGATATTGTAGGACTAGAAAAAGATATGCTATCTAGATATCCTGATGAACTTTCAGGAGGTCAACAACAAAGAGTAGGAATTGCTAGATCTTTAGCAGCAAATCCCGATATTTTACTAATGGATGAACCCTTTGGTGCTGTTGATGAAATAACAAGAAAACAGCTACAAGAGGAAATAAAAAGAATTCATAATGAAACAGGTATAACTATTGTATTTGTAACACATGATATAAGAGAAGCTTTAAGCCTAGGAACTAAAATCATGATATTACAAGAAGGAGATATTGTACAATACGATACACCAGAAAAAATTAAAGAAAATCAGCAAAATTCATATATTAAAGATTTATTAGGCGAATATATAGATTTTGAATAA
- the rhaA gene encoding L-rhamnose isomerase, with protein sequence MNNVLQRYEEAKVCYSKYNIDLESCLKKLKKIRISINCWQGDDIRGFENNGNNLSGGIDVTGNYPGVPRNPEELRSDLEVALKQIPGNHKINLHAIYAESNGEKIERNKIVPELFDNWINWAKSNNLGLDFNPTLFSHPLADNGTLSSIDNSIRDFWIEHCISCRKIGEYIGKKLNDQCLTNIWIPDGSKDIPADRLGPRKRLKKSLDEIFSINLNPKYIIDSVESKLFGIGLESYTVGSHEFYMNYTNGKSVLYLLDAGHFHPTEYISDKISSMLLFKDKLALHVSRPVRWDSDHVIILNDELNEISKEIVRNNAIDKVLIGLDFFDASINRVAALVIGTRNMLKSLLLALLMPNDYLVELEEKKDFTSRLAIMEELKTFPFGDVWNYYCHISNVPLESEWLNIIKKYEEDVFLKRK encoded by the coding sequence ATGAATAATGTTTTACAAAGATATGAAGAAGCTAAAGTTTGTTATAGTAAATATAATATAGATTTAGAGTCTTGTTTAAAAAAATTAAAAAAAATTAGAATATCTATTAATTGTTGGCAAGGTGATGATATAAGAGGTTTTGAAAATAATGGCAATAATTTAAGTGGAGGAATAGATGTAACTGGAAACTATCCCGGAGTACCTAGAAATCCGGAAGAATTGCGAAGTGATCTTGAGGTAGCCTTGAAACAAATACCTGGTAATCATAAAATTAACTTACATGCAATTTATGCTGAAAGCAATGGAGAAAAAATTGAAAGAAATAAAATAGTACCAGAACTTTTTGATAATTGGATAAATTGGGCAAAATCAAATAATTTAGGTTTAGATTTTAATCCAACACTATTTTCTCACCCCTTAGCTGATAATGGTACATTATCTAGTATTGATAACTCCATTAGAGATTTTTGGATAGAGCATTGTATATCATGTAGAAAAATAGGTGAATATATAGGAAAAAAACTAAACGATCAATGTCTTACAAATATTTGGATACCTGATGGCTCTAAAGATATTCCCGCTGATAGATTAGGACCAAGAAAAAGATTGAAGAAATCTTTAGATGAAATTTTTTCTATAAATCTTAATCCTAAATATATTATTGATTCTGTAGAATCTAAGTTGTTTGGTATAGGTCTTGAATCCTATACAGTAGGTTCTCATGAATTTTATATGAATTATACCAATGGGAAGAGTGTATTATATTTATTAGATGCTGGTCATTTCCATCCTACTGAATATATTTCAGACAAAATCTCATCCATGCTTTTATTTAAGGATAAGCTTGCTCTCCATGTTAGCAGACCTGTTAGATGGGATAGTGATCATGTAATAATCTTAAATGATGAACTAAACGAAATTTCTAAAGAAATAGTTAGAAATAATGCCATTGACAAGGTATTGATAGGTTTAGATTTCTTTGATGCTAGTATTAATAGGGTTGCAGCTTTGGTTATAGGAACAAGAAATATGTTAAAATCTTTATTACTTGCTTTACTTATGCCTAATGATTACCTTGTAGAGCTTGAAGAAAAAAAAGATTTTACCAGTAGATTAGCAATTATGGAAGAGTTGAAAACATTTCCTTTTGGCGATGTATGGAATTATTATTGTCATATTTCAAATGTTCCATTAGAGTCAGAATGGCTTAATATAATAAAGAAATATGAGGAAGATGTTTTTTTAAAAAGAAAATAG
- a CDS encoding Na+/H+ antiporter NhaC family protein, with the protein MKKNITLGKQFTAVGIFLLVIILGLFLPILKGNPDAALDIETIMFISASCISVFILLTTNISWDELFKSMTKSISDALPGLLILIVIGPLIAGFIMSGLMPMLVYYGIKIIDPKFIYAISLILAALFSIFTGTSWGSAATIGVVAMGIGNAIGARPEIVAGAVIGGAYFGDKLSPLSDTTNMAAIASKVDLYDHVGSMLWTTVPSTIISLIVFTIAGFVFPATAGSINDPRVTTILNDLSGMFNFNILLIIPLLIVLIGSAMRKPVLPVMVVGAFISFVFAFIFQNFTFTNILDGLHSGFKLEMVDWFKYSLPVKGEAYIIGFFEKGGFWELGNLIPISTSILATVGTLNSINAMPAVANVIFGKVKTRAAIIISSLVTAIAMIGITSNGIACSFVTADIFGEKYDENGISRKVLSRTTEDAGTMLEVLFPWTPAAIFFVQTLGISTIDYIPWAILNWITPVVAIFLAVSGIGTYKNEKKKINK; encoded by the coding sequence ATGAAAAAAAATATTACATTAGGTAAACAGTTTACTGCTGTAGGAATATTTTTATTAGTAATAATATTGGGTTTGTTTTTACCAATATTAAAAGGAAATCCAGATGCGGCTTTAGATATTGAAACTATAATGTTCATATCTGCCTCATGTATTTCTGTGTTTATTTTATTAACTACAAATATTTCATGGGATGAATTATTTAAATCTATGACAAAATCTATAAGTGATGCTTTACCCGGTTTATTAATACTTATAGTAATAGGACCATTGATAGCAGGATTTATAATGAGTGGTCTAATGCCTATGTTGGTTTATTATGGAATAAAGATTATAGATCCAAAATTTATTTATGCTATTTCTTTGATCTTAGCAGCGTTGTTTTCCATATTTACTGGTACTTCATGGGGGTCGGCTGCAACAATTGGAGTTGTGGCAATGGGAATAGGGAATGCTATTGGAGCTAGGCCAGAAATTGTGGCAGGTGCAGTAATAGGCGGTGCTTATTTCGGAGATAAATTATCACCTTTATCTGATACTACTAATATGGCTGCTATAGCTTCGAAAGTCGATCTTTATGATCATGTAGGTTCTATGTTATGGACGACAGTACCCTCAACAATTATTTCGTTAATTGTATTTACCATAGCCGGGTTTGTGTTTCCTGCAACGGCTGGAAGTATCAATGATCCAAGGGTTACAACTATACTTAATGATTTAAGCGGAATGTTCAATTTTAATATTTTATTGATAATACCATTACTGATTGTATTAATTGGTTCTGCAATGAGAAAGCCAGTTTTACCTGTTATGGTTGTAGGTGCTTTTATATCTTTTGTATTTGCATTTATATTTCAGAACTTTACTTTTACTAATATTTTAGATGGTTTACATAGTGGGTTTAAACTAGAAATGGTAGACTGGTTTAAATATTCATTGCCTGTTAAAGGTGAAGCATATATTATAGGTTTTTTTGAAAAAGGTGGATTTTGGGAGTTGGGAAATCTAATACCGATCTCAACATCTATTCTAGCAACAGTAGGGACTCTTAATTCTATAAACGCAATGCCAGCAGTGGCAAATGTAATCTTTGGCAAGGTTAAAACAAGAGCTGCAATAATAATATCTTCTCTAGTTACAGCAATTGCCATGATTGGTATTACTTCAAATGGAATAGCATGCAGTTTTGTAACAGCTGATATTTTTGGAGAAAAATATGATGAAAATGGAATTAGTCGAAAGGTTTTATCAAGAACAACCGAGGATGCAGGTACTATGTTAGAGGTTTTATTCCCATGGACTCCAGCAGCAATATTTTTTGTTCAGACTTTAGGCATAAGTACAATAGATTATATTCCTTGGGCAATACTAAATTGGATTACTCCTGTAGTGGCAATATTTTTAGCTGTATCAGGAATCGGGACATATAAAAATGAAAAAAAGAAAATTAACAAATAA
- a CDS encoding LacI family DNA-binding transcriptional regulator, producing the protein MKKKVTIQDVANKAGVSKSTVSHVMNNTAKISKETRTIVEKAIKELKYRPNRVASSLRTAKSDSVGLIVPDLSNEYYANVIKGVSDIALKENYSIMISNTEYNEVSEKKAINNFLENNIDGIIFIGGNPDRQKLTSIRENNIPVVVIDVTIEDLDVSSIVSDDINSMKKCVNYLVEKGHKKIGFVAEFLNLSNVENRYLGYRLGLEINKISFDENWLFIEESLKTEKLINSYLYMKKILKDHNIEDLPTAFICTSDLVALGFIRAIKEAGFTIAKDFSIIGYDDISISDFSEPRLSTIRQNKYEIGKKAMELIKEKIENPSKKSEKITFPTKLIIRESA; encoded by the coding sequence TTGAAAAAGAAAGTAACGATTCAAGATGTTGCAAATAAAGCCGGTGTCTCTAAATCAACAGTATCACATGTTATGAACAATACCGCTAAAATTTCTAAAGAAACAAGAACTATAGTAGAAAAAGCTATTAAAGAATTAAAATATAGACCCAATAGAGTTGCGAGTAGTTTAAGAACTGCTAAAAGCGACTCTGTTGGACTCATTGTTCCCGATTTATCAAATGAATATTATGCAAATGTAATAAAGGGAGTTTCTGATATAGCTTTAAAAGAAAACTATTCTATAATGATCAGTAATACAGAATATAATGAAGTTAGTGAAAAAAAAGCTATAAATAATTTTTTAGAAAACAACATTGATGGAATAATATTTATTGGTGGAAATCCAGATAGACAAAAACTAACAAGTATTAGAGAAAATAATATACCTGTTGTGGTTATAGACGTTACTATTGAAGATTTGGACGTATCTTCAATAGTATCAGATGATATAAACTCTATGAAAAAATGTGTTAACTATCTAGTGGAAAAAGGGCATAAAAAAATTGGATTCGTTGCAGAATTTCTTAATTTATCAAATGTTGAAAATAGATATTTAGGTTATAGACTAGGGCTTGAAATTAATAAAATATCTTTTGATGAGAATTGGCTATTTATTGAAGAAAGTTTAAAAACTGAAAAATTAATTAATTCATATCTATATATGAAGAAGATTTTAAAGGATCATAATATAGAAGACTTACCAACAGCTTTTATTTGTACTTCCGATTTAGTTGCTTTAGGATTTATTAGAGCTATTAAAGAAGCGGGGTTTACCATTGCTAAAGATTTTTCGATAATCGGATATGATGATATTTCAATATCTGATTTTTCTGAACCAAGACTTAGTACAATAAGACAAAACAAGTATGAGATCGGGAAAAAAGCTATGGAATTAATAAAAGAAAAAATTGAAAACCCCTCTAAAAAATCTGAAAAAATCACATTTCCTACTAAATTAATAATTAGAGAATCAGCATAA
- a CDS encoding ABC-2 transporter permease — MKGLILYDYLSVNKKLLNKSILTSIIFTITLSVFFIQGTFTSLLINAYLLSLIAYIPMALFEDNSETDSFMRTLTFPISTSKIVLSRYLAAFLYLSIYSLIFGIGIILAIIVNGTVKLYLYPYLITIVTGILLLSLGLISNFSNKSHLINLFIVSVFVLILYLILSNFQMESILYWISNLPNYFYITTGIIIYLSLLLISFFISTKLLSFKLSRR; from the coding sequence ATGAAAGGATTAATACTATATGATTATTTATCAGTTAATAAAAAACTTTTAAATAAATCCATATTAACATCAATAATATTTACTATAACATTAAGTGTGTTTTTTATTCAAGGAACCTTTACATCACTGCTGATTAATGCATATTTACTTAGTTTAATTGCCTATATTCCTATGGCTTTGTTTGAAGATAATTCAGAAACAGATAGTTTTATGCGTACCTTAACCTTTCCTATTAGTACAAGCAAAATAGTTCTTAGTAGGTATTTAGCTGCTTTTTTGTATTTAAGTATTTATTCTTTAATATTTGGAATTGGTATAATCTTAGCAATAATTGTAAATGGAACTGTAAAGCTTTATTTATATCCCTATTTAATAACAATAGTTACAGGAATTCTTTTGTTATCATTAGGATTAATCAGTAATTTTTCCAATAAAAGCCATTTAATTAATTTATTTATAGTTTCTGTTTTTGTTTTAATTTTATATTTAATTTTAAGTAACTTCCAAATGGAAAGTATTTTATATTGGATAAGTAATCTACCTAATTACTTTTATATAACTACCGGAATAATCATATATTTGTCTTTATTACTTATTTCTTTTTTTATTTCTACAAAATTACTTAGCTTTAAATTATCAAGGAGATAA
- a CDS encoding ABC transporter ATP-binding protein, whose amino-acid sequence MDNVIQLKNINKNYEDFSLDSISLNIPKGYITGIIGENGAGKTTLLKIIMQLINSDSGEIYINEKIINPRNYKLFNFIYIIYDSINLNEKLTIEQYGKVYGRLYCNWDNNYYYKLINDFKLPKNKQINTFSKGMKVKVNFALALATKPKILLLDEATSGLDPLIRDDILNLLLEFVQDETNTVLISSHIISDLDKIADKLIFLHKGKVFLDEMTYNIDKQYAIAYCDINELNTYLPYCLAYKEYKFEFKLLIDKKENLLVDFPDMKVEKAYFEDIIKIIGKGIVL is encoded by the coding sequence ATGGATAATGTAATCCAATTAAAAAATATTAACAAAAATTATGAAGATTTTTCTTTAGACTCTATTTCACTAAATATACCTAAAGGATATATAACAGGTATAATTGGAGAAAATGGAGCTGGAAAAACAACATTATTAAAAATAATTATGCAATTAATCAATTCTGATAGTGGAGAGATTTATATTAATGAAAAAATAATTAATCCTAGAAACTATAAATTATTTAATTTTATTTACATTATTTACGATAGTATTAACTTAAATGAAAAATTAACAATTGAGCAATATGGTAAAGTTTATGGAAGGTTATATTGTAATTGGGATAATAATTATTATTATAAATTAATAAATGATTTCAAGCTACCTAAAAACAAACAAATTAATACATTTTCAAAAGGAATGAAGGTAAAGGTAAATTTCGCTTTAGCTTTAGCTACAAAACCTAAAATACTTTTGCTTGATGAGGCAACTTCTGGCTTAGATCCCTTAATTAGAGATGATATTTTAAACCTGTTATTAGAATTTGTTCAAGACGAAACCAATACTGTATTAATTTCATCACATATTATTTCAGACTTAGATAAAATTGCAGATAAGTTAATTTTTTTGCACAAGGGAAAGGTATTTTTAGATGAAATGACCTATAATATCGATAAACAATATGCTATAGCCTATTGTGATATTAATGAATTAAATACTTATCTACCTTATTGTCTAGCATATAAAGAATATAAATTTGAATTTAAACTTCTTATAGATAAAAAAGAAAATTTACTTGTGGACTTTCCAGATATGAAAGTTGAGAAAGCCTATTTTGAAGATATAATAAAAATTATTGGAAAGGGGATTGTTTTATGA
- a CDS encoding tRNA 2-thiocytidine biosynthesis TtcA family protein gives MTNNLANNSCETFNVSEELKDLQAIEKSIIKRYRKNIWSKFIKAIKEYELIQDGDKIAVAISGGKDSLLLAKLFQELKKNGKNNFEVEFIAMDPGYHKDIRKLLENNCNYLNIPVNIYDADIFEVADKIAGKYPCYMCARMRRGSLYAKAQELGCNKLALGHHFNDVIETNLLNILCAGNFKTMMPKLKAQNFENMEIIRPLYLIKEEYIIRWMNYTGLMPLNCACMVSAKKIGSTRVKIKQLIEDMEKDGFTNVDINIFRSAQNVELDRVLGYSKNGEYHNFLDDY, from the coding sequence TTGACAAATAATTTAGCTAATAATAGTTGTGAAACTTTTAATGTAAGTGAAGAATTAAAAGATTTACAAGCTATTGAAAAATCAATTATAAAAAGATACAGAAAAAACATTTGGTCCAAATTCATTAAAGCTATTAAAGAATATGAGTTAATACAAGATGGTGATAAAATAGCCGTTGCTATTTCCGGAGGAAAGGATAGTTTGCTACTGGCAAAATTATTTCAAGAACTTAAAAAAAATGGAAAAAATAATTTTGAAGTTGAATTTATAGCAATGGATCCAGGTTATCATAAGGATATTAGAAAATTACTTGAAAATAATTGTAACTACTTAAATATTCCCGTTAATATTTATGATGCTGATATTTTCGAAGTAGCTGATAAAATTGCTGGTAAGTATCCATGTTATATGTGTGCAAGAATGAGAAGAGGTTCATTATATGCAAAAGCTCAGGAACTAGGGTGTAATAAACTAGCTTTAGGCCACCATTTTAATGATGTAATTGAAACGAATTTATTAAATATTTTATGTGCAGGTAATTTTAAGACTATGATGCCTAAACTTAAGGCTCAAAACTTTGAAAATATGGAAATAATCAGACCCTTATATTTAATAAAGGAAGAATATATTATAAGATGGATGAATTATACCGGCTTAATGCCATTGAACTGTGCTTGTATGGTATCAGCGAAAAAAATTGGTTCTACTAGGGTGAAGATTAAACAGTTAATTGAAGATATGGAAAAAGATGGTTTTACAAATGTGGATATCAATATTTTTAGGTCTGCACAAAATGTTGAATTAGACCGAGTTTTAGGTTATTCTAAAAATGGAGAATATCATAATTTTTTAGATGACTATTAA
- a CDS encoding GntR family transcriptional regulator, with protein MKIHISKHSPKPIYEQISSQIKNLILNNKLKPGDKLPSMRELAKILQVSVITTQKAYEELLEDNHIETIVGKGTFVKKSNTSFILDEQYKELEDKMEETVRLAKQYKIKEEYLIQLVKEFYRGEDIDG; from the coding sequence ATGAAAATACATATTAGTAAGCATTCCCCTAAACCTATATATGAACAGATTTCTTCACAAATAAAAAATTTAATACTCAATAATAAATTAAAACCCGGAGATAAATTACCTTCTATGCGTGAATTAGCCAAAATATTACAGGTTAGTGTAATAACAACACAAAAAGCATATGAAGAACTATTAGAAGATAATCATATTGAAACAATAGTAGGTAAAGGAACTTTTGTAAAAAAAAGCAACACTTCTTTTATTTTAGATGAACAATATAAAGAATTGGAGGATAAAATGGAAGAAACTGTTAGACTTGCAAAACAATACAAAATAAAAGAAGAATATTTAATACAATTAGTTAAAGAGTTTTATAGAGGAGAAGATATTGATGGATAA
- a CDS encoding DUF5996 family protein — MKKLQKYSSWRDTNITMHMILQMMGKTKLEKMSPQPEWNQSLLNITAVGFTTGLINDHGYSFEVQLNLHEGSVKAICTSGKTAKFLLRDNASVADYYEDYLKILDSIGHPVKIYPVPQEVFFTTPFNEQTNKIDFDRRSALNYFEICVLVRNALLDFASAYRGKKILPALFWGTFDMTTVLFAGEEKPFTGEGIIEKVAFNEQFVEFGFWPGDESFDDPSLFILAYPFLEKDISDLPIEPKEAYYSPEKAEYFLLLEDILKYDDPSKVIVEFCIKALQNIAEVENWPNKEWLLTPFDIEKFK; from the coding sequence ATGAAAAAGTTACAAAAGTATAGTAGTTGGAGAGATACCAATATTACCATGCACATGATTCTACAAATGATGGGAAAAACGAAGTTGGAAAAAATGTCCCCACAACCGGAATGGAATCAATCTTTACTTAATATTACAGCCGTAGGTTTTACAACAGGCCTTATTAATGATCATGGCTATAGTTTTGAAGTTCAACTTAACTTACACGAAGGAAGTGTTAAGGCAATTTGTACAAGTGGAAAAACAGCTAAATTTCTATTAAGGGATAATGCTTCAGTTGCAGATTATTATGAGGATTATTTAAAAATTCTAGATAGTATAGGACATCCTGTTAAAATTTATCCAGTACCTCAAGAAGTATTTTTTACAACACCTTTCAATGAGCAAACAAATAAAATAGATTTTGACAGACGAAGCGCCTTAAATTATTTTGAAATATGTGTCTTAGTAAGAAATGCACTTTTAGATTTTGCGTCTGCATATAGAGGTAAAAAAATATTACCTGCCTTGTTCTGGGGAACATTTGATATGACTACGGTTTTATTTGCAGGTGAAGAAAAACCGTTTACAGGAGAAGGAATCATAGAAAAAGTTGCATTTAATGAACAATTTGTAGAATTTGGTTTCTGGCCAGGAGATGAGAGTTTCGATGATCCTAGTCTGTTTATTCTTGCTTATCCATTCTTGGAAAAAGATATTAGCGACCTACCAATAGAACCAAAAGAAGCATATTATAGTCCTGAAAAAGCTGAGTATTTCTTATTATTAGAGGACATACTAAAATATGATGATCCATCAAAAGTAATAGTGGAGTTCTGTATAAAAGCTTTACAAAATATAGCAGAAGTTGAAAATTGGCCAAATAAAGAATGGCTTTTAACTCCTTTTGATATAGAAAAATTCAAATAA